The genomic interval taaaaaattaaaccacaTATTGTTATGAATAGTTATTTCATCTCTTTAATGTCTAATATATAACAACAAGATGGATTATCCAATGTATTTGTGTTGGTTTTCagaataaaactttttttttatctaatccTGTATTGGTGCAACTAGTCATTTTGATATGctgaacaaaaataaataaataaatacaaataaaatataaccgtttgaaatttaagttatattaattaaattaattttaaatttagatataatattttgatatataaattGTAATACATATTTATggctaaaatatttttatttttaaaagtataattattatttttttaaacctaTAAATCAAGTTTGTACAAGTtcatttgtataaaaaaattactttattttatgtctataattttttttgtctgaTATATTGGAGAATTTTTGAAGCCAAACCCATTAATTCAGGCCCATTTGGATGAGGGGTCTAGCTCTCATATTTATACCAATTCTAAGATTTATTGCACCAAACAGAATACAGTATGAATAATCTTTCTCTCCTGTATTCTTTCTAAAGTTCTTGCGGTTCTTTCAACACGTcattaattaagttaaaaaactaaaaacattaaaacatctttgtttttcttcaaaTACATTAACACGATCTCATTTAACCAAGACTTACTTGTGTTTGTGAAGGAGAAAATAGTAATAATCTTCACataattttaagttttgaaTATAATTGAATGAGGATTTTAAATgattatttacataaaaaataatatagattttaaaaattgtgtacAAATTAACATTACTACTTATagggtttaaaaaaaaaaagaaaaagaattgaTATCTAGATTTTTTtactttgaattttaaaatatgtatcataagaatttaaaaaaaaatgaaaagactaCACATATTTATATCATTTGAGAGTAATTAGAGTAAATgatgtataaaaatatataatattttggtTATAAGACAATGAAATTAATCCAAATTTTGACTCTTATCGAAATTCGTTCCACTAAATAATGTATCAAATTTGTTGTCTTTTAATATCACAAGATACACCCTTCTTAAATAAATTTCTAAGAAGAAAACAACTGTCATGCATGTTCCTTTTTACTTCTGAAAACGTGATTGCATCAAAATAGCACTGGCAATAgtgaataattaaattttgcattatttaattttaacacAAGCATATGTCTTATATAATAAGTACATGTTTACTTATCTTATGTTCTTCACCTAGCTAACATactatgattatttttttttcaattctcgacattaaggttatttaaaattaaaggtattatatatatatatatatatatatatatctaaataagaaaaaaaaccattaaatcttatatataataataccaTTGATATTTTAAGAAGAAACACATTTTcttaatacaaaaatttatagtTTCAACATTTTACTATAATTGATTCTAAATATTAGAGTTaagaaattaatttgtattgGGAATGTGAAAAGCAATTATGCATTCAGAGAACTGTCATTAAAAGTTTGCTAGCAAAGGAGAAAATGTAAGTTACTTTAGTATTGTATCAAGTATATGAAACTTAATCATCTCATAGAATCCAAGTTtactttataatattatttttgagaGTAGACCCTCTGATATTTTATTAAGTCTTTTATATTTCgtaattttttttcaacacATGGATAAATATTCAAATATGTGATATTTTTTCTTAAGCTAGAAATGAGGAGTAAAATACTTGATTAAACATTTTGAATTAGTTGAGATTTATGCATCTCATGACATCTAAATGGTATCAGAATGAAATTTAAAAGTAAGCAGAAGAGTGGATGGTTGGACTGCATTTTTTGTTGGGTTCGAACGTGATTTTTGTGTGAACCAATTAGGATGTGTTTGATTAGCTGGTAAGATAGCTAAAgagtaaattgaaaacatttatttgaatttttgtttgtgtttgaaaagtTTTATAAAATGAGGGTGAGAAGTGGACAAAGGTGGTGTCAGAAATTAAAGTTTTATCTTTgttgagagaaagaaaaggttaaAAAGGGTAAACTGGTAGGGGTATTTGGGTAAATTGAGAAGGAACTGTCATTCAAGGCTACAGGGTCAAGAAACAGAATCATGTTATTCCCTCATTTTTACCCCTTCAAACTTTTTCCTGTCTCCATCCAAACCTACTGTCCAACCTTTCTTTCCAATTTCCTCCAAAGCCCTAAtaacttcatcttcttcttcttctctctctctctctcccctACCTAACACAACACAAGAAAGAATATTAATACTACCATTAACAAGTCACGATGAAATTTTGAGTTTGCTCCACCCTTTTAAGGAAAAAACCCAATCCCTTAGCATTATCAGAAATCAAAGCTACTAAAAAAACCACCAACACCTACCCTTGTGACCTTGCTCAACACATATACTTACAACTTGCTGCTAGAGCTAAGACCAACGGGCCACTCACTCCCATCAATCTCATCACATTCTCAACATCAATAAATCTTCTTTTGCTTCACCATTTGCAGGTACATGTGTGTCACCTCTCTCCTCCaatatttctctctctctctctctctctccctctctcccatagaataaaaaaatagaaaaaaaacccCATCAAGTCTGTAACACCAATCAACAATTAATCAGACTTTGTTCCCTttccttttttcatttttttaaaaataattttcccCTTTAAGGTTGTTGTTTTCATTTACAGTAActtctaaaaggaaaaaaacattaaaaaagaaattattcaAACAAAAGGACATTTCCTCAACTGTACATCCAAACTATAAGTATAGTAATTGTTTATCTCAATTAACCTTCATCTCTCTCACACACTCTCCTCACTCTGGTCACTGTCTTAGGGAACCCTAGAACAGCAACCCAGATAAACTGTTCCCAGACACACAGagaaaatcaaaacaattaacCTTGGATCTGCAAAGCAAAGCAAGCACTGAGGGCCATGGATTCAAATATTCAAGACTTTATAGACACATGTAACTCCGACAACACCTGCAACCTCATCGCCAATAGCACCACTACCAGCCTAACCACTAGTGCTACCTCTTCCTCAGCTGGTTCCACCTCCATCACCAGCAGCAGCCGCTACGAGAACCAGAAACGCCGTGACTGGAACACCTTTGGTCAATACCTCAAGAATCACCGACCCCCTCTCTCCCTCTCAAGGTGCAGCGGTGCACATGTGCTTGAATTCCTAAGGTACACACATACAATACACACCCTCTTAACTAGTTTTACACACCATGCAcctcttctttctctttcttttctttttctgatgAAGAACACATGTATCTTTCCGGTGAATCAATCTTGCTCGAACCAGATAGCATAAGAGATTACCGAGAGATGACAAAGTTCTTCATCTGGTCATACCAAGATTGTTTTCCTTCCATTGGACATGTGGTCTTTGTTTGTAATGAATGTAacctttttttctattttttttttctgtaattaCTGTTGTGTGTGTAGGTACCTGGATCAATTTGGGAAGACCAAAGTGCACACACCGATCTGCCCCTTTTATGGGCACCCAAATCCTCCAGCACCATGTCCATGTCCTCTTAGGCAAGCTTGGGGGAGCCTTGACGCTCTGATTGGACGTCTGCGTGCAGCTTTTGAAGAGAATGGAGGAAAGCCTGAGGCAAACCCTTTTGGAGCTCGAGCTGTGAGACTCTACCTTCGTGAGGTTCGTGATCTGCAGTCCAAAGCAAGAGGAATTAGCtatgagaagaagaaaaggaagcgTCCACCACCTCAGCAGCAACCCATGCCACTGTCTCTCCCTCCTCCAGGTGCAAGTGCAACTCATTAGGGGAATCCAATTCTCACGCCACGCCAAATTCTACTTCTTTTCTCAGCGTCAAAACCTTCTTCCTCAACTGGGATCTCTTATTTCAATTCCAATATGCTTTTAGAGTTATGGTCTAATTTAGTATCACAACATTTAGggtttatttttcttctttgtcaatttttttttgtttttgcgAAAGCTGCTATATCTGGTCTATATAGACTGTTTGTCTTTGGATCCTGTTTGTTCAGGGAGAAgcaaaagtttaaaattaaattctgGGATATCATGCATCTCTGCTTTAAAAGCAGACAGTGCGGTACTGGTAGTAGACTGATAGTGCGTGGGAAGTACTGAAAAGGTGGAAGTGAGACTGTGAGAGTGAATGGATATACATGGAAGCCATGATCCTTGTGATGAGAAACCAAAAGTATGGTATTATTATTCATAGTTCTACATGTTTGTACTTTTCGATATTGTCAAGCTTAGACTTGTGAATTAATTATGTGTCTTAATTTTATCATTCTAGCTTTTGGGATAAATAAATGTTTCAATTTTCTCCTTTCCAAGGATTGAGTTTTAATATACACTTGATAACAATTTTATTCCACAAATAGATGATTGTTTTTGAACCAGGAAACTACAGGTAAGAAGTCACTTCCATACATGGTGATGTTGGATAACATTATTTTTACATTTGGGATATTGATGATCATCATTTTCTCATATCTACAAATGACCACTCTTTCTCAACCTCCTTTTTTCCTCACAGTTGCCACTTATATGCTTTACTGTCTCCtccaaatatatttttgtgtgaGAAAACAATGATAGTCCCTCTAAAGCTTAATCATAACAACTTCTGTTTCAAAACTGACAAGATTTATTCCCTCTCAATCCCTACTACTAACGGCTGACTGTTAAATAGATCAAGTTGATTGATGATACTGATTATGCTGTAGTGATGTCATTTCAAATGAAGTGAAATTATAAAAGGCAAGGAAAATTAATGGCAGACAATGTAACCAAAAACTTGTAATGCTTTTCTTATATTCATATAATACTTAAAAGGAGATTAATTAACCAAAATCTCCTCCCAGATTACTATGCATGTCATTAATTCACATGTCTTCATTTGAATTTGGTTATGTCTGCCAAATGGCGAAGTGATAAGATTTTCCAAAACATCTTGAATGGTAATAAGATAGGATGAGAATTAGGTTTTTATAGCAGAAAACTAAATTATGCAAACTTAAGTGTTAAAAAACTACAAATAAGTTGACAAAACAAAAGGAACATTTTTTTACTTTGGCAAGTTATATACTTTGAAAGGAATTGGTTTTTATTGTTAACAAATATGTACTACTGCAAGTTTTCAAACCAAACGCAGAAATATAATCACTACAAAAATTTCATAGGGAATTTAGCCGACAAATCTGTGCAATTTTTTTTGTCATCCACCCCTTAATTTGTATTAtgtaattatttattgaaaagaAAGCAATTTCCACAATCTCTCTGATCATGAAGAGGCACCTATTATACCTCCATTTGCGCAAGCAAATACCAATAAGACAATGGATATATGCTGGAAAGATAAGCTAAGCttcttattttcctttttgaagtGATTCTAGTGGGGCATATATGAGACTACCACTTCAAGACATAGAGGATCTATTCTTTCATATAATGATTtaggtataaatttcataagtACTTTAGTCTGTATATGAGGGCCATACAATTAAAGTAAGATTTAGTTTTATGATGTAATTTTTCTAATAAGCAGTGCATTATGCAGTTAACATAGTACTAaattaagtaaatatttgattttttttattaattttttgaagtGTAAAGGATTTTTACTGTTAAATACTTTTATCATATAAAGCATAAAGAcaaatataatttgaatataACAAAATTTGTAAACCATATACTACCTGGTCACAACAATGGAAGAAGATTTGGATTTGGGAAGGAAAGAGATTTAAAACTCACTGTagaaataatagaaaaatagtttttacaATCAACAAAATGGTGAAATTTTTCATCTGAGTACAACTTTGACTTCCTGCTGGTAGTTTTCCTCCCCTATTCGGTCAACCTATCTTTGTCTGTTTAAGATCACTAGGattttaataactatttttatttatatttttttttaaatattgcaTTTCAACttgaaaataaagataaaacagATCAAGAAGCAAATAAGTAAGCtgataagaaaattttaaataataattctttCAAACAGATCACACtttctttaaataataatgCTCTCATTgaaaataattcttttatatGTTTGAGAATAATTTTTGgatatatgtttaaaaaaattattttctaataatataaaaatataattattaataaatttcatttcgttatattagaaaattaattacaaatatGACACTTCATATTgtattcaaaaaataattttaatattttttatttataataaataaattaaattaaaaaaatatttaagagatattCTAAtctttattaagaaaaaaagttaaaaaacttTCCAAATTTTATCCAAAAATTCCATTCAATATCAACACGATATGGACATACTATGTTTCCTAACTAATgtaacttatataaaaaaaactaggcAATTATCCAAAAAAATccaacaaaacaacaaattttaatatattttacttttttttatccgtaaaaaataaatgaaatgtaGGGATACTTCAGAGGTGTCATAACCCTTATGTATAGAGTATTTATGTGTGTTACAACTAATAACctaaagtttttttattaacaaagaataaattaattcaATAGGAGTATTTAAAGGATACTTTAATAAcccttttataaaaaaaagttcctCTCACCAATCCTCTAACCTATAGGTCAAAGAGGAATCTTGCTTATAAGTTTACACTCAAACCAATTCACTTGCAGGATGAAGTCCAATTAGATTTTAATCTATACACAGAAGATTTTCTCTGTTACATTACTGTGATTGTAGAACTGTTAACACTGTATTTCACAGGACCACTTTTCATGTGCAAGGTTAAATATGTACGAACAttagaacaatttttttattaagtttacACTCAAACCAATTCACTTTCAGAATTTTTTGCAGGATTATTAGTCCAATTAGATTTTAATCCATACACAGGAGACTTTCTCTGTTACATTACTGTGATTGTAGAACTGTTAACACTGTGTTTCACAGGACCACTTTTCATGTGCTAGGTTAAATATGTAGGAACATTaggacaattttttttattataagtttACACTCAAACCAATTCACTTTCAGGATTTTTTGCAGGATTATTAGTCCAATTAGATTTTAATCCATACACAGAAGACTTTCTTTGTTACATTACTGTGATTGTAGAACTGTTAACATTGTGTTTCACATGACCACTTTTCATGTGCAAGATTAAATATGTAGGAACATTATGacaaaattttttattataagtttACACTAAAACCAATTCACTTTCAGAATTTTTTTGCAGGATGATTAGTTCAATTAGATTTTAATCATACACAGAAGACTTTCTcgactgataaaaaaaaaaacagaagacTTTCTATGTTACATTACTGTGATTGTAGAACTGTTAACACTGTGTTTCACAGAACCACTTTTCATGTGCAAGGTTAAATATGTAGAAACATTAggacataattttttattataagattAT from Phaseolus vulgaris cultivar G19833 chromosome 1, P. vulgaris v2.0, whole genome shotgun sequence carries:
- the LOC137814295 gene encoding protein LIGHT-DEPENDENT SHORT HYPOCOTYLS 4-like, whose translation is MDSNIQDFIDTCNSDNTCNLIANSTTTSLTTSATSSSAGSTSITSSSRYENQKRRDWNTFGQYLKNHRPPLSLSRCSGAHVLEFLRYLDQFGKTKVHTPICPFYGHPNPPAPCPCPLRQAWGSLDALIGRLRAAFEENGGKPEANPFGARAVRLYLREVRDLQSKARGISYEKKKRKRPPPQQQPMPLSLPPPGASATH